The Sphingorhabdus sp. Alg231-15 genome has a segment encoding these proteins:
- a CDS encoding TraB/GumN family protein, whose translation MTRRWFSPLICLPLVIGLAACQTTPAQSASTSAPAEVEIATIPDDPDPALWVLKDEDTTIYLFGTVHILKPGMSWFDEAIKEAFDKSGELVIEMIEPEPAAMMKIVSDLAIDKTGVSLRDKLTAEDRTAYEAALTSLELPVNAFDPLEPWFASVSMSLVPLMKNGYDTNSGVEDDLTATAKARNMKIVGLETAEQQLGFFDNLPEDVQIRFLNFNVNTIDDMADGMENMVAHWANADIKALAELMNAGLEEKILYDTLLSNRNADWAEWVDDRMDQPGTVFMAVGAGHLAGDASLQAKLKERGLKTKRIKY comes from the coding sequence AATCGGTCTGGCCGCTTGCCAAACAACCCCGGCGCAATCGGCCAGCACATCTGCGCCTGCCGAGGTAGAAATCGCGACGATACCGGACGATCCCGATCCGGCGCTCTGGGTTTTGAAGGACGAGGATACGACCATTTATCTGTTTGGAACCGTCCACATCCTGAAGCCTGGCATGAGCTGGTTTGATGAAGCCATCAAAGAGGCATTTGATAAGTCTGGCGAACTGGTTATCGAGATGATCGAGCCTGAGCCGGCTGCGATGATGAAAATTGTCAGCGATCTGGCGATAGACAAGACCGGTGTTTCCTTGCGCGACAAGCTCACCGCGGAAGATCGTACTGCCTATGAAGCCGCGCTCACTTCTCTGGAATTGCCGGTTAATGCATTCGATCCTTTGGAACCCTGGTTTGCCAGCGTCAGCATGTCGCTCGTCCCGTTGATGAAAAACGGTTATGATACGAATAGCGGTGTGGAAGATGATCTGACGGCAACGGCGAAGGCCAGAAACATGAAGATCGTGGGCTTGGAAACAGCTGAGCAGCAACTAGGTTTCTTTGATAATCTTCCGGAAGACGTTCAAATCCGTTTTCTCAATTTTAACGTCAACACGATCGACGATATGGCCGATGGCATGGAAAACATGGTCGCGCACTGGGCCAATGCGGATATCAAGGCATTGGCGGAATTGATGAACGCAGGTCTGGAAGAGAAAATACTTTATGATACTTTGCTGTCCAATCGCAATGCCGACTGGGCCGAGTGGGTGGATGACCGGATGGATCAGCCCGGAACCGTATTCATGGCCGTCGGCGCGGGTCATCTTGCCGGTGACGCGAGTTTGCAAGCGAAGCTCAAGGAGCGCGGCCTGAAAACAAAACGCATAAAATATTAG
- a CDS encoding TraB/GumN family protein → MKYIQALWAIIASACLVACSNTPEPVQLDTVKEGKPALWKVTGTKAEQKGSAYLFGTIHILPKGVNWRTAAIEEAISDSDQLVIEVLGLEDTQNAAKIFAKLAISPNQPEIEKRIKPSLRDDLDAVIDKSNIPEFALNRMESWAAALSLASAQTNALGLDSSEGVEKKLVAQFGELKKPVEGLESIEQQLGYFDTLPESQQRDMLTSVVEEAADTKDSFEKLFNAWISGDTDEIVELSKGGILEDPKTREKLLISRNKDWSEQLDKKMQGPGISFVAVGAAHLVGPDAVQNMLETRGYKIEKIQ, encoded by the coding sequence ATGAAATATATTCAAGCCTTATGGGCCATTATCGCTTCAGCCTGTCTGGTGGCCTGCTCTAACACTCCTGAGCCGGTTCAACTGGATACCGTCAAAGAAGGGAAACCTGCGCTTTGGAAAGTCACCGGCACCAAGGCGGAGCAAAAAGGATCGGCCTACCTCTTTGGAACGATCCACATCTTGCCCAAAGGCGTAAATTGGCGAACCGCCGCCATTGAAGAAGCCATTTCTGACTCTGATCAACTGGTTATCGAGGTGCTGGGCCTGGAGGACACGCAAAACGCCGCCAAAATATTTGCCAAACTCGCCATTTCTCCCAACCAGCCAGAGATCGAAAAACGGATAAAGCCCTCCCTGCGTGATGATCTGGATGCGGTTATCGATAAAAGCAATATTCCCGAATTTGCACTGAATCGCATGGAAAGCTGGGCCGCGGCGCTATCACTGGCCTCCGCACAAACAAATGCTTTGGGTCTGGATTCCAGCGAAGGTGTAGAGAAGAAACTGGTCGCGCAATTTGGTGAACTGAAAAAGCCTGTCGAGGGTCTTGAATCGATTGAACAGCAATTGGGTTATTTTGACACCCTGCCAGAGTCGCAGCAGCGCGACATGCTGACCAGTGTCGTTGAGGAAGCCGCTGACACGAAAGACTCTTTTGAGAAACTGTTTAATGCCTGGATATCAGGCGATACGGATGAGATTGTTGAGCTTTCCAAGGGCGGCATATTGGAAGATCCCAAGACCCGTGAGAAGCTGTTAATTTCTCGTAACAAGGACTGGTCGGAGCAGTTGGACAAGAAAATGCAAGGCCCAGGCATATCATTTGTAGCAGTGGGCGCGGCGCATCTTGTTGGGCCAGACGCTGTGCAAAACATGCTGGAAACGCGTGGATATAAGATTGAGAAAATTCAGTAA
- a CDS encoding acyl-CoA thioesterase domain-containing protein, protein MSFLFDQETALVPRGTDQFVAECSEIFQNPSGAAFGGWVAAIAARAVEEHPDCAAPIVSLQMSYLSAVAPGEVEIRIRLLKSGASTQFWRAELLQRDAITNTADIVTSNRKPTNIDYQLARPETKAMDGGIKLEVMPMTPNWVATYQQYIVQGTPFSDNGTPETMTWIKQEDGRPVDRKSIIAICDTPMPRTFFLSDIPRMGSTVSMATYIYASEDDIAAAGSDHLLLRVSGATVRNSSTDQRVELWSKAGTLLATSNQIGFFR, encoded by the coding sequence ATGTCATTTCTATTTGATCAGGAAACCGCGCTGGTGCCGCGCGGAACCGACCAGTTTGTCGCCGAATGTAGCGAAATTTTTCAAAACCCGTCAGGGGCTGCCTTTGGTGGATGGGTTGCGGCTATTGCGGCCCGTGCGGTTGAAGAACATCCCGATTGCGCCGCACCGATTGTCTCCTTGCAAATGTCCTATTTGTCCGCTGTGGCGCCTGGCGAAGTGGAAATAAGAATACGCTTGCTCAAATCCGGGGCATCGACGCAATTTTGGCGTGCAGAGCTTTTGCAGCGCGACGCGATAACAAACACCGCGGATATTGTTACCAGCAATCGCAAACCAACAAATATCGACTATCAACTTGCGCGACCAGAAACCAAAGCCATGGACGGAGGCATCAAGCTGGAAGTCATGCCGATGACTCCGAACTGGGTTGCCACTTATCAACAATATATCGTGCAAGGAACGCCATTTTCGGACAATGGAACGCCCGAGACGATGACCTGGATTAAACAGGAAGATGGCCGTCCGGTTGATCGCAAGAGCATTATCGCAATCTGCGATACTCCAATGCCGAGAACCTTCTTCCTATCCGACATTCCTCGCATGGGATCGACGGTGTCCATGGCCACCTATATCTATGCAAGCGAAGATGATATCGCGGCTGCGGGTTCGGACCATCTCTTGCTGCGCGTTTCTGGTGCAACTGTAAGAAACAGTTCAACGGACCAGCGTGTCGAGCTTTGGTCAAAAGCCGGAACCCTGCTGGCTACAAGCAATCAGATCGGCTTTTTCCGCTAG
- a CDS encoding 50S ribosomal protein L25/general stress protein Ctc produces MSDQLTLSAEPRERAGKGVSRALRREGRIPAVIYGDKKDPITIHVEERALNKLLGTGHFMNSLVMVDLNGEKTRTLPKDVAFDPVSDRALHVDFFRLAKGAKVQVDIPVVFVNEEESPGLKRGGVLNVVRFELDLMCDADKIPDQIEVDVTGLEIGDSVHISDVTLPDGSESSITDRDFTIAGVTAPSALKSSEDEAEEGEEGEEGEEGAEGEAAEGEGEAEGGSED; encoded by the coding sequence ATGAGTGATCAGCTGACATTATCAGCCGAGCCTCGCGAACGGGCTGGCAAGGGAGTCTCCCGTGCACTACGTCGCGAAGGCCGCATCCCCGCCGTTATTTATGGCGATAAAAAAGACCCTATAACGATTCATGTGGAAGAACGCGCGCTGAACAAGCTGCTCGGTACCGGCCACTTCATGAACTCGCTGGTCATGGTAGACTTGAACGGGGAGAAAACCCGGACCCTGCCGAAAGATGTTGCTTTCGATCCTGTCAGTGACCGTGCGCTGCACGTCGACTTTTTCCGCCTTGCCAAAGGCGCAAAAGTACAGGTCGATATTCCTGTCGTATTTGTAAACGAAGAAGAATCACCTGGCCTGAAACGTGGCGGCGTGTTGAACGTTGTTCGCTTTGAACTGGACCTGATGTGTGATGCTGACAAGATTCCTGATCAGATCGAGGTGGATGTCACCGGTCTGGAAATCGGCGATTCTGTTCACATTTCCGATGTCACCCTGCCCGATGGTTCTGAGAGCTCGATCACTGATCGTGACTTCACCATTGCTGGTGTGACCGCTCCATCCGCACTCAAGTCTTCTGAAGACGAAGCCGAAGAAGGTGAAGAAGGCGAAGAGGGTGAAGAAGGCGCTGAAGGCGAGGCAGCTGAAGGCGAAGGCGAAGCAGAAGGCGGTTCAGAGGACTAG
- the pth gene encoding aminoacyl-tRNA hydrolase gives MQLWVGLGNPGSQYALHRHNVGFMVIDALEEVHSFPTPKQKFQGWAIEGRLGSEKLLLLKPATFMNESGRSVRAAMDFYKLEPEDVTVFYDELDLEPFKIKVKRGGGTAGHNGIKSLVAHIGPEFRRVRIGIGHPGHKSRVHGHVLGNYTKTEIDPLAGMLGAIASEAEWLAKGDDARFISDVALRLQDG, from the coding sequence ATGCAACTATGGGTCGGCCTTGGTAATCCGGGTTCACAATATGCGCTTCATCGCCATAATGTCGGCTTCATGGTGATTGATGCATTGGAAGAGGTGCATAGCTTTCCCACACCCAAACAGAAGTTCCAGGGATGGGCCATTGAAGGGCGGCTTGGCTCGGAAAAACTGCTGTTGTTGAAGCCCGCGACATTCATGAACGAAAGCGGCCGCAGCGTGCGTGCTGCCATGGATTTCTACAAGCTGGAGCCGGAAGACGTGACCGTCTTTTACGACGAGCTCGACCTGGAACCATTCAAGATCAAGGTAAAGCGTGGCGGCGGTACCGCCGGCCATAACGGTATCAAGTCACTGGTCGCCCATATCGGCCCAGAATTCCGACGGGTCCGCATCGGTATCGGTCATCCCGGTCACAAATCACGGGTTCATGGCCATGTTCTTGGCAATTATACCAAGACAGAGATTGATCCGCTCGCAGGCATGCTAGGCGCGATAGCGTCTGAAGCCGAATGGCTCGCAAAAGGCGACGATGCGCGCTTCATCAGCGATGTCGCCCTGCGGCTGCAAGACGGCTGA
- a CDS encoding SGNH/GDSL hydrolase family protein: MKARLLGALAGGLILATAVPAQAERDTQQYTSLTIFGDSLVDAGNVFTATGGTIPSPAEGYFNGRFTNGFDYTDLLSIELFGAPTVASLQGGTNFAFGGARASNTGPIVPDLGEQLDLYNGYLATPGNEVDRNGLYILNFGGNDIFNAPDDPGDADLFIRQAAQDYAAGVQALNDLGVRNFLLTGFPIASPLGFAGEAYLTQELGALTLASDVSFFRYDYLDFFNRLITDPAALGLPPQRLDTTCQLAGPDAIANGCEGIFSFDGVHFSAPIHEALARDMDSQFNLLGSVPEPGTWAMMIFGFFMTGSAIRRRKKVRVSYS; encoded by the coding sequence ATGAAAGCACGTTTATTGGGTGCGCTCGCAGGTGGGTTGATACTGGCGACAGCGGTTCCGGCACAGGCGGAGCGGGATACACAGCAATATACCTCCCTGACCATTTTTGGCGATAGTCTGGTTGATGCCGGCAATGTTTTCACGGCCACCGGCGGTACAATTCCTTCACCAGCCGAAGGTTATTTCAACGGTCGGTTCACCAACGGCTTCGATTATACTGACCTGCTCAGCATCGAATTATTTGGAGCGCCGACGGTGGCATCGTTGCAGGGTGGAACCAATTTTGCATTTGGTGGTGCCCGCGCTTCGAACACAGGCCCCATTGTTCCCGATCTGGGCGAGCAGCTCGATCTGTATAACGGATATCTTGCGACACCCGGCAATGAAGTCGACCGGAACGGGCTCTACATTCTCAACTTTGGCGGCAACGATATTTTCAACGCGCCGGACGATCCTGGTGACGCAGACCTGTTTATTCGCCAGGCAGCTCAGGATTATGCCGCGGGCGTTCAGGCACTGAATGATCTTGGTGTTCGTAATTTTCTGCTGACGGGTTTTCCCATCGCAAGCCCCCTTGGTTTTGCTGGCGAGGCCTATCTGACGCAGGAGCTGGGGGCGCTCACCCTCGCGAGTGACGTATCTTTCTTCCGTTATGATTATCTCGATTTCTTCAATCGTTTGATCACCGACCCGGCTGCACTGGGACTACCGCCGCAAAGGCTGGATACTACCTGCCAACTCGCTGGCCCTGACGCGATTGCCAATGGCTGCGAGGGTATATTCTCGTTTGATGGAGTTCATTTTTCAGCACCGATTCACGAGGCCTTGGCCCGCGATATGGACAGCCAGTTTAACTTGCTTGGTTCGGTCCCTGAGCCAGGCACCTGGGCGATGATGATCTTCGGTTTCTTTATGACTGGTTCTGCTATCCGCCGACGTAAAAAGGTTCGTGTCAGCTATAGCTGA
- the ychF gene encoding redox-regulated ATPase YchF encodes MGFKCGIVGLPNVGKSTLFNALTETQAAQAANYPFCTIEPNVGQVAVPDPRLQQIAKIAGSAKIIETQLAFVDIAGLVKGASQGEGLGNQFLGNIREVDAIVHVLRCFEDDDIQHVSNKVDPISDAEVVETELLLADLESLEKRVPAFEKKATSGDKEAKIAASVLGQTLELLRDGKPARLTQPNDDEEQRIFDQSQLLTAKPVLYVCNVDEGDAANGNDLSASVFEKAKAENAEAVIVSAAIESELVGMEAEERAEYLAELGLEESGLARVIRAGYQLLSLQTFFTAGPKEARAWTVHKGAKAPEAAGEIHTDFERGFIRAETIAFDDFVSLGGESAARDAGKLRQEGKDYVAQDGDIMNFKFNV; translated from the coding sequence ATGGGTTTCAAATGCGGTATCGTTGGCCTTCCCAACGTCGGAAAATCAACGCTGTTCAATGCGCTCACCGAAACGCAGGCGGCGCAGGCAGCCAATTATCCATTTTGCACGATTGAGCCCAATGTCGGCCAGGTTGCTGTACCCGATCCGCGATTGCAGCAAATTGCCAAAATCGCTGGCAGCGCGAAAATTATCGAAACACAGCTTGCCTTTGTTGATATTGCCGGCCTCGTCAAAGGGGCGTCACAGGGCGAAGGTTTGGGCAACCAGTTCCTGGGTAATATCCGCGAAGTCGATGCGATTGTGCATGTTCTGCGCTGTTTCGAAGATGACGATATCCAGCATGTTTCCAACAAGGTCGATCCGATTTCCGATGCCGAAGTGGTCGAGACCGAGCTACTACTCGCCGATCTGGAGAGCCTCGAAAAACGCGTCCCGGCCTTTGAAAAGAAAGCGACCAGCGGCGACAAGGAAGCCAAGATTGCCGCCAGCGTATTGGGTCAGACCCTGGAATTGCTGCGCGACGGCAAGCCGGCTCGACTAACCCAGCCCAATGATGATGAAGAGCAGCGGATTTTTGACCAGTCACAGCTGCTGACCGCCAAACCTGTGCTCTATGTCTGTAACGTGGATGAAGGCGATGCGGCCAATGGCAATGACTTGAGTGCTTCTGTTTTTGAAAAGGCCAAGGCCGAGAATGCCGAAGCCGTCATCGTGTCTGCGGCGATCGAATCCGAACTGGTTGGCATGGAGGCCGAGGAACGCGCAGAATATCTGGCTGAACTGGGTCTGGAAGAATCCGGCCTCGCTCGGGTCATTCGTGCGGGCTATCAGCTGCTCAGTCTGCAGACCTTCTTCACCGCTGGCCCAAAAGAAGCCCGCGCATGGACGGTTCACAAGGGTGCCAAGGCCCCAGAAGCAGCTGGCGAAATTCACACCGACTTCGAGCGTGGCTTCATTCGCGCAGAGACAATCGCTTTTGATGACTTTGTTTCCTTGGGCGGCGAAAGCGCAGCACGGGATGCCGGTAAGCTCCGCCAGGAAGGCAAGGATTATGTCGCACAGGATGGCGATATCATGAATTTCAAATTCAATGTCTGA
- a CDS encoding alkaline phosphatase family protein, with product MIRYILQAFVACTLLAGCAATQTVETVEASTATGTSALPDQQVREPITMLISIDGFRPDYLDRGITPNLSALAASGIYADMRSSFPTKTFPNHWTLVTGKRPDNHGIVGNSMEDVARPGQRFTMANKDPFWWDLAEPIWITAEKQGVRTATMFWPGSEVELDGTRPSDWWPFSEALSNDRRVNAVVDWMRRPAATRPQLVTLYFDTVDTAGHYYGPAPSEKLHAAISAIDQNIGSLKEQLTTLGQPVNLVITSDHGMAETHPDRVIYLDNILPRDQYRLVVDGNYAGIEPLSDDMTAINAAFLKPHDNMECWNKAEIPARFQYGKNPRVPSIICLPESGWVVYQDKPGWMTGIGGGHGYDHLHPDMIAFFLASGPGITGNGKIETFDNVDIYSLLTHLAEIKARESDGDLSPFEQAIRP from the coding sequence ATGATTCGATATATATTACAGGCATTTGTCGCTTGCACTTTGTTGGCGGGATGCGCCGCTACACAGACAGTAGAAACGGTCGAGGCATCAACAGCGACGGGCACCAGTGCCCTGCCCGATCAGCAGGTCCGCGAACCGATCACGATGTTAATATCAATTGACGGGTTCCGCCCCGACTATCTGGATCGCGGGATCACGCCCAATCTCAGTGCGCTGGCGGCATCCGGCATATATGCTGATATGCGGTCCAGTTTTCCAACCAAGACATTTCCCAACCATTGGACTCTGGTGACTGGCAAAAGGCCGGATAATCACGGCATTGTTGGCAACAGTATGGAAGATGTGGCGCGTCCCGGGCAGAGATTCACGATGGCGAACAAGGACCCATTCTGGTGGGACCTAGCCGAACCCATCTGGATAACGGCCGAGAAACAAGGCGTGCGGACAGCCACCATGTTCTGGCCCGGATCTGAAGTGGAACTGGACGGAACACGGCCAAGCGACTGGTGGCCTTTTTCGGAGGCTCTATCCAATGACCGAAGGGTCAATGCTGTGGTCGACTGGATGCGCAGACCTGCGGCGACACGCCCGCAATTGGTCACGCTCTATTTCGATACCGTGGATACCGCCGGCCATTACTACGGACCAGCACCCAGCGAGAAACTCCATGCTGCGATCAGCGCGATTGACCAGAATATCGGTAGCCTGAAGGAACAGCTTACCACCTTGGGTCAACCGGTGAACCTCGTTATCACATCAGATCATGGGATGGCCGAGACCCACCCTGACCGTGTCATCTATCTCGACAACATCCTGCCGCGCGATCAATATCGTCTGGTTGTCGACGGCAATTATGCGGGGATCGAACCTTTGTCAGACGACATGACCGCCATCAACGCGGCCTTCCTGAAACCGCATGACAATATGGAATGCTGGAACAAAGCCGAAATTCCAGCCCGTTTTCAATATGGCAAAAACCCACGCGTGCCATCGATCATTTGCCTGCCCGAATCCGGTTGGGTTGTTTATCAGGACAAGCCCGGATGGATGACTGGAATTGGCGGCGGCCATGGCTATGACCATCTTCACCCGGACATGATCGCATTTTTTCTCGCTAGTGGCCCCGGCATTACCGGCAATGGCAAGATCGAGACTTTCGATAATGTCGATATCTATTCACTGCTCACGCATTTGGCCGAAATCAAAGCGCGCGAAAGTGATGGTGATCTCTCTCCATTTGAACAGGCGATAAGACCCTGA
- a CDS encoding MaoC/PaaZ C-terminal domain-containing protein: MLYYEDIQINVVQKYGSYDVTREEVIDFASKYDPQAFHLDEQAAAKTHFGRLSASGWHSAAMMMRMMVDHMNANKQAGLGSPGVENLRWLKPVYPGDTLRCEHVTLEKRRSESRPEMGIMKGKITVLNQHDEKVMTMESTGLIQVRGD, translated from the coding sequence ATGCTCTATTATGAAGATATCCAGATCAACGTCGTCCAGAAATATGGATCCTATGACGTCACCCGCGAAGAGGTAATCGACTTCGCGTCCAAATATGACCCGCAGGCCTTTCATCTCGATGAGCAAGCCGCTGCCAAGACGCATTTTGGTCGCTTGTCCGCGAGCGGTTGGCACAGCGCCGCGATGATGATGCGAATGATGGTTGATCATATGAACGCCAATAAACAGGCTGGCCTGGGTTCCCCCGGCGTTGAGAATTTGCGCTGGCTAAAACCAGTCTATCCAGGCGACACACTGCGCTGCGAACATGTGACGCTTGAGAAACGACGGTCGGAAAGCCGTCCGGAAATGGGGATCATGAAGGGCAAGATCACTGTGCTTAACCAGCATGACGAGAAAGTCATGACGATGGAGAGCACCGGCTTGATTCAGGTGCGTGGAGACTAG
- a CDS encoding tetratricopeptide repeat protein, translating into MDSLKRQDNLTKADGQAQATLFGAFRLAALDGDEIPISNRRARALLAMLCLAPDESIDRDYLSKLLWPGRFEAQARASLRQCLLDLGKVLASANCDLLNISRSRIGLRDGTVRTDLSDLQHCLTEGNYLEAAERLVSIGAKPLLDQMDFGQAFDDWLSVHRHQAEQRLQSAITTALSALEKRDDLANHARLLSAWSLRSPAPNPISGRKKGKVRIAVLPFKSIAEPDDQGFFADGIVDELITTFGQVPQLLVAGRTSSFQFKKSDKSPSDIASALNVSYLLEGSVQRHGEQVRIDVGLIDAETGFESWSYSYDGTLDDIFAARADVAQAVTNGLSEALNLQEHEPKTRTLTTNREAYGLYLQGRALTIRAIGDGVLPTAIELLEKALALDPEFAECWTALAEAEINVTVYSPCLDRLERSEKAAGYAKKALSLSPQQAHARIVLAFYAWTQNDIVGALDLAFEAYRLEPNNPDVLNRVGSFLLYCGLCREALPYIDASIDQDPVNGRSYAMLSGVHLNLGNIDAAIDAGQRMVDLGFPSMWLAAATAIAGDNELAVEQYQLTKKLMNTVIYPPAGSAPMEPEAMDAYWLMAAKGLWSENDQDRKNYCMVLEMLHATLHDPCDSTIVIPAIWMGEAQMVFKTLGKQITPANFFAFMSLWTDAEPINQVRLHPDFMDFAQRIGMVDAWEKYGWPDLLPKPLTIK; encoded by the coding sequence TTGGATTCTTTAAAGCGGCAAGATAATCTTACTAAAGCTGACGGGCAAGCGCAGGCCACGCTTTTTGGAGCATTTCGACTTGCAGCGCTGGATGGTGACGAAATCCCGATCTCTAATCGCCGTGCACGCGCTTTATTGGCTATGTTATGCTTGGCGCCGGATGAATCGATTGATCGCGATTATTTGAGCAAACTTCTTTGGCCAGGCCGGTTTGAAGCTCAGGCGCGGGCTAGCTTACGGCAATGTTTGTTGGACCTGGGCAAAGTGCTGGCATCGGCGAATTGTGACCTATTGAATATTTCTCGGTCGAGAATCGGATTAAGAGATGGAACTGTCAGAACCGACCTCTCTGATCTTCAGCATTGCCTAACTGAAGGCAATTATTTGGAAGCGGCCGAAAGACTGGTCTCCATAGGTGCCAAGCCACTATTGGATCAGATGGATTTTGGCCAAGCGTTTGACGATTGGCTTTCAGTGCATCGCCATCAGGCAGAGCAGCGTTTACAAAGTGCAATTACGACTGCGTTATCGGCTTTGGAGAAAAGAGATGATTTAGCAAATCATGCCCGTTTGCTTAGCGCTTGGTCATTACGATCTCCCGCCCCCAACCCGATTTCCGGCCGCAAGAAGGGCAAGGTTCGCATTGCCGTGCTTCCATTTAAGTCGATCGCAGAACCGGATGATCAGGGTTTTTTCGCAGATGGCATCGTCGACGAGTTAATCACCACTTTCGGTCAGGTGCCTCAACTGCTTGTCGCAGGCCGAACCTCGTCTTTCCAGTTCAAGAAATCCGATAAGAGCCCATCGGATATCGCGAGCGCGCTAAATGTGTCTTATCTTTTGGAAGGTTCTGTTCAAAGACATGGAGAGCAAGTTCGTATTGATGTTGGCTTGATTGATGCCGAAACCGGTTTTGAATCATGGTCCTATAGCTATGATGGCACTCTGGACGATATTTTTGCGGCACGTGCCGATGTCGCACAAGCGGTCACGAACGGGTTGAGTGAAGCGCTCAATCTGCAAGAACATGAACCCAAAACCCGAACCTTGACAACCAATAGGGAAGCCTATGGGCTCTATTTGCAGGGTCGGGCCCTAACCATAAGAGCCATTGGCGACGGGGTGTTACCTACGGCTATTGAATTGCTCGAAAAAGCGCTGGCGCTCGATCCTGAATTTGCGGAATGCTGGACGGCACTGGCCGAAGCAGAAATTAATGTGACGGTTTATTCGCCATGTTTAGACCGGTTGGAGCGCAGTGAAAAAGCAGCTGGATATGCAAAGAAAGCTCTCAGTCTATCGCCGCAGCAGGCGCACGCCCGCATCGTGCTCGCTTTTTACGCTTGGACCCAAAATGATATTGTCGGTGCGCTCGACTTGGCTTTTGAGGCCTATCGGCTGGAGCCCAATAATCCGGATGTTTTAAACCGTGTTGGCTCTTTTCTGCTCTATTGCGGGCTGTGCCGGGAAGCATTGCCCTATATTGACGCCTCTATCGATCAGGATCCGGTAAACGGACGCAGCTATGCCATGTTATCAGGGGTGCATCTCAACCTTGGAAATATTGATGCCGCCATTGATGCGGGACAGCGGATGGTCGATCTTGGCTTTCCCTCTATGTGGCTGGCCGCTGCAACTGCGATTGCAGGCGACAATGAACTCGCGGTGGAACAATATCAGCTGACAAAGAAGCTGATGAACACCGTAATATACCCACCAGCTGGCAGTGCACCTATGGAACCCGAAGCAATGGATGCCTATTGGCTGATGGCTGCGAAGGGGCTTTGGAGCGAGAACGATCAGGACCGCAAAAATTATTGCATGGTGTTGGAGATGCTCCACGCGACACTGCATGATCCCTGTGACTCTACTATCGTAATCCCGGCCATTTGGATGGGTGAGGCACAGATGGTTTTCAAAACCCTCGGCAAGCAGATAACACCGGCCAATTTCTTCGCCTTCATGTCGCTGTGGACTGATGCAGAACCGATTAATCAGGTCCGTTTGCATCCTGACTTCATGGACTTTGCCCAACGCATCGGAATGGTCGATGCATGGGAAAAATATGGCTGGCCGGACCTGCTCCCCAAGCCTTTGACCATCAAATAG